A region of the Dysidea avara chromosome 9, odDysAvar1.4, whole genome shotgun sequence genome:
TTAAAAAACATGGAGAAATTCAGGGAAATACCTGTATCATATGCAATGAAGACAGGGCTGACATTGGAAGATATGCTACTGAGCATGGTCCAATAGCTGCAGCCAAACATTTCTCCAAAATTCTTAGATTTTTCGTGCCAGAGGCACTTCAAAAAGAGTACTAGAGTACAAAGCAAGTATATAAAATTAGAAATACAAACCAATTAATAATCTACCCACGAAACATCAGGGAGTACTGCTTTTATCCCAAGAAGAAGCCAATCTTGCAGTATGGAAATACATTAAATCACTGAGGTCTGTTGGTTCTTCAGTCAATACATGGGTGGGAGTCATTACACCCAGGATATTTGAAAGGGCAAAGGGGTCCTTTGACGTGAAAAAATTCTCGGCTAAATCTCTTCTATTCAGAATGACTTTTGTTAGGTGAAAGAATAGCAACACAAGTTAAGTGGTTTCAAATTCCAAGTGAATCCATCTACTTCAAAGAAGGAAGATCACGTGACCCaactcacatgatgtatttgtcattaTGTAGTGACACGGtgaaggctgtagagtttgataggcataatttttttttgtcggGGACACTAACATCAGCTCTTTatcagtgtgtgtatcattgttgttacttcaatagctgtaaactgtttaaggttggtacaaaacatgtcaaatgggtataaCCACATGTAACTGGTACTTGTAATACTAATGCAACCATGATTGTTTCAGCTAATGATTGTTTCagagtacttgaatactaaTGCAACCATGATTGTTTCAGCTAATGCAAAGACAGCTTGACAGTGTGGTACCTGTAAAATAGATGTACGTATGAGTACAGTAAAGCCCTTGAGTGCAAGCTGGTAAATGTCTTCAATTGTAGAAATCTATAGTAGGCCTCAACTTTTCATTAAAGGATTCAGGAATAACCCATGCTTTGCAGATGTTAAGGTCTTCTGATACATTGTGATAACTGTGTGTGCTTGATTGATTATTGAGTATTACTTTAGTTATAGACCAATTTCACGAGGATCTTCATGATTGTATTCACAACATGACTgcactacaaactagtgactaaTAGTATCTAAACTTATTTACTGTTCTACATTGAAGGTTAGATATTTGTTGATGGTGAGAAACTGAAGGGAACCAGAAGTTTATCTTCAAAGTATTGTGAAAGGTGGTTGTGCATCACTGAGTGTTGTTAATTACTAAAGCATGACTCACTGCCATAATATAAGCAATTGTGACCATCATTGCAATagcaaatgtgaccggatctgtgagaacccgacacaatcatgcaagcctaaatttacaattgaatacaaaaggtgaaatacttgcgtattattgaaaacaTCGTTTTGTTAGTGAAGGAAaagactaacaataaaaacttaGATATCACATCTTGTTCGTCTACTCAAGAgatcaaaaatctttgtttcattgcagttgACCCAAGGACACACAAGATATGGGCGTTTGTGTATGTCACTTCAAAGTGATCATAATACAATCGATTTTTGATTACATTGTCTTGAGCTTTCATTTTTTTTGAGAGAGAGAGCTTAATTggattaattgtttgtttaatCAGCAAAAATGTTTACAAAACATGTATGGTCTACCATCTAAAGATATCCTACTACATGATACAAAAGATGCAGCTACTAACAAAGTTCTACAACACAACAGTAATACTGAGTGAGAGTCACTAGGCAGTACATCCTACTTTACGTATTTTCATTTCAGCAAATGATGGAACATGATATTTGTCACCTAGGTGAATAAATGCAACCGTCAGTGGTCCTGCATAGTTGCAATTAAGGTTGATGTTAAAGCAAGCATTATACCACCATCCACCTGTACCATAGATAGTATGTCCATTAACTGCACAATTTCCACTGCCACGATCATTATCTCTATCGCGTGTGGTGAATGATCGTCCGTTTAATGGATGCCTACTAAATGGATCTATTGGAGTAATCCCAGTAAATCCTGATATACTTAGTGTATAGTTTGTACTTGGTGATCCTACACTGAATTGATTGTAGTGGAGATAAGTGTCAGTTCCATTGGCTAATGTGAGGTCTATCCATAGTTCCCATTGTCCTTTACTGGTTAAGCAGTGTAGGGAGTGTAGTCCGTACCAAAATTCAGTTTGGAGATTACCAAATCCTAGTTCATATTCCCACCAGAATCGATTGAAGTCTTCATTAACACCTTGTATTCTCCTCTGGATTACTATCCATCCTCCACCATCAGTTAGTGTGTCACAATATCCTTGTGCTGTATGTCCTGATGTGGTTGTTGAGCAGGGATCCCTGATGGTGTATATTCCTGGAGATGGTCTCTTTGTAGCAAAGTAGTTACCTTTAGCTGTAACACTACAACAGTTATCTATGACAGATCCATCAACTGTTGTAGCACTAACTAGAACTAGTACTGTTATAACAGTTGTAACAACAATCATTGTCAACTTTCAAATTTACTGCTACTAAAAGATTGACTGAAATGATTAGTAGACCTACAACTTTATTGCCATATACACTTCCTAATAAGAGTGTTTTTGAGCGTTCTGTATAATATGCTTATAGAGTCTTATTGTCTATATATGGTAACAAACATGTAGCTCTTACCCATGTATACTAAGTATGTTTGTCTACTGAATTTTATTGCACTTTACCCTTCCCTTACATGGGGTTAATAGTGATAAGTTGTACCAGTTGTTAATTATATTCTCCTGTGTGGGAGTATATTGTAATTGTCCAATTTGTAGTTAGGTAGTTTTCAAGTTAACAGGTTGGGTGAGATGCTCCCAGCCAGATGGTGATGTTGCTAGTCAAACGATTTTTCAGTACATGTTCCTTATAAAATATTGAATTTTGTTTCTGCCAGAGTTATAATCGATAATGTGGCATCACAAATTGCTATCTCCTCTTTCCTACCTGCTACTGACACTACACAAGCACAAATCAATAGCTTTTTCTCTTACGAACAACTTTGTTCAGGGTTCAGCTTCGTATTCCATATGGTTAGCTGCTATGCAGCTCTAAATGTGTAAATTTTTGTCTATCTTCATTTCTAAGTGGAAATTATACAGCTTTAATTCTAGTGAATTGTTTATAGAACTCTTGGTGCTCTTGACTACTCAACCAATGTtgcaatttgtaaaaaaaacatATTTTGAAACTAATTAAATCTAAAATATGGGTTGGATTCTTCTTTACTTAGTTGGTGCAAGCACTTGCCTGTACAGTGTAATTAGTAAAGCTCCATAAATGCTCCTAACTTTTCTAAGGATAGACAAAGAGTGGGTGACCATTTGACTTCGGAACACTAGAAAGCTACAGAAGGCTAAGTCCTGTCTGAAGGGAACACAATTAAACAAATGGTTGCAGTCATATGAGCTGATGATGGATAACAGGCGATTGAAACTATGCCATATAATTGTACAGCCGCTTGATTACCACCTAGCCATTACATTACACCAAGTGAGTCTTACAAACCATGCAAGTGAATTGGACAATGCAGTGTTTGGTTTTGAATTATGGTCCTTTACTTCTTGCAACTTTCAAGTGACTTCATCACTAGGTTGTTAATTGATAGTGTTGTAGTGTTAGCTTTGGAA
Encoded here:
- the LOC136266629 gene encoding fibrinogen-like protein A; translation: MIVVTTVITVLVLVSATTVDGSVIDNCCSVTAKGNYFATKRPSPGIYTIRDPCSTTTSGHTAQGYCDTLTDGGGWIVIQRRIQGVNEDFNRFWWEYELGFGNLQTEFWYGLHSLHCLTSKGQWELWIDLTLANGTDTYLHYNQFSVGSPSTNYTLSISGFTGITPIDPFSRHPLNGRSFTTRDRDNDRGSGNCAVNGHTIYGTGGWWYNACFNINLNCNYAGPLTVAFIHLGDKYHVPSFAEMKIRKVGCTA